CGACGACAAGACCGGCGCGGCCGAGACGCGCAGCCAGCCCAAGGCCCCCAAGCCTGAGGCCCCGGATACCGAAGCCATCGCGACCCGTGCCCGCGAGGCCGAGCGCGACCGCGTTTCCACGATCTATGATCTGGCCGGGCGGCTGAACCTCGAGCGCAGCTTCGCCGAGGATCTGGTGAAACGCGGCGTCAGCGTCGACGAGTCCCGCCGCCTGATCCTCGATCAGGTCGCCGCGAAGTCCGACGAGACCCGGACCTTCCCGCATGTCTCCGTGCCCCTCGGCGGCCGCGACGAGCGCATCACCCGTCGCGATGCGGTCGCCAACGCGCTCCTGCACCGCTACAGCCCCACGCTGTTCCCGCTGGAGGATGCGGCCCGCCAATATCGCGGCATGACGCTGCTGGAACTCGCCCGCGAAAGCCTCGGTAACTCCGGGGTCAACACGCGCGGCCTCTCGCGCGACGAGGTGGCAACGCGCGCGCTGCACTCGACCTCGGACTTCCCCGAGATCCTCTCGGCGGTCACCAACAAGACCCTGCGGCAGGCCTATGACGCCTATCCCCGGACCTTCTCGCTCTTCTGCCGCCAGGTGCTGGCTACCGACTTCAAGTCGATGCACCGTGTCCAGCTCGGCGAGGCGCCGCAGCTTCTGGAAGTGGGCGAGAGCGGCGAGTTCAAGCGCGGCTCGCTCGGCGAGAGCAAGGAGAGCTACAAGGTCAAGACCTATGGCCGCGTCGTCGCGATCACCCGCCAGGTGCTGATCAACGACGATCTCGACGCCTTCACGCGTATCCCGGCGATGTACGGCAACTCGATCGCCCAGCTGGAGTCGGACGTGGTCTGGGGCATCATCACCGCCAACCCGGCGATGGCCGACGGGACGGCGCTGTTCCACGCCAACCACAAGAACCTCGCCGGGACCGGCGCGGCGCTGGCCGTCGATGCGGTGGGCGCGGCCCGTGCCGCGATGGCGCTGCAGACCGGGCTCGACAAGAAGACGGTGCTGAACATCCGTCCTGCCTTCCTGATCGTGCCCGCCGCGCTGGAACTGAAGGCTGAGCAGCTGGTCGCGCAGAACCTCGTCCCCGCCGCGACCTCCAGCGTGGTGCCGCAGTCGATCCGGACGCTCTCGCCGATCAGCGAGCCGCGCCTCGATGCCGCCAGCGCCACCGCTTGGTATCTCGCGGCCAGCCCGAACCAGATCGACACCATCGAGTACGCCTATCTCGAGGGGCAGCAGGGCGCCTATATCGAGACGCGCAACGGCTTTGACGTCGACGGCGTCGAGATTAAGTGCCGCCTCGACTTCGGCGCCAAG
The nucleotide sequence above comes from Celeribacter indicus. Encoded proteins:
- a CDS encoding prohead protease/major capsid protein fusion protein; translated protein: MDTMIELPALRRSAELAPNSVDNDARTVEVIWSAGARVRRASFFGEPYDEELSLDPAHVRLERLNAGAPFLKVHEIDTLDAVIGSVVPGSARIENGCGIAQVRISERADVEPIWRDIQAGHIRAVSIGYQVHRFDISKPDGGRELWRAVDWTPFEISAVPVGADPAAGFRAKGEHHDCVLHRRDAETSEGASPMTDKTTPAAPADDTPDTAATEEIKMPDDKTGAAETRSQPKAPKPEAPDTEAIATRAREAERDRVSTIYDLAGRLNLERSFAEDLVKRGVSVDESRRLILDQVAAKSDETRTFPHVSVPLGGRDERITRRDAVANALLHRYSPTLFPLEDAARQYRGMTLLELARESLGNSGVNTRGLSRDEVATRALHSTSDFPEILSAVTNKTLRQAYDAYPRTFSLFCRQVLATDFKSMHRVQLGEAPQLLEVGESGEFKRGSLGESKESYKVKTYGRVVAITRQVLINDDLDAFTRIPAMYGNSIAQLESDVVWGIITANPAMADGTALFHANHKNLAGTGAALAVDAVGAARAAMALQTGLDKKTVLNIRPAFLIVPAALELKAEQLVAQNLVPAATSSVVPQSIRTLSPISEPRLDAASATAWYLAASPNQIDTIEYAYLEGQQGAYIETRNGFDVDGVEIKCRLDFGAKAIDWRGLYKNPGA